In Amblyraja radiata isolate CabotCenter1 unplaced genomic scaffold, sAmbRad1.1.pri scaffold_456_ctg1, whole genome shotgun sequence, one genomic interval encodes:
- the LOC116969974 gene encoding tubulin gamma-2 chain-like — protein MIPVSQPGILQFFSSYQRYPNKLVQTYSVFPNQDEMSDVVVQPYNSLLTLKRLTQNADCVVVLDNTALNRIATDRLHIQNPSFSQINQLVSTIMSASTTTLRYPGYMNNDLIGLIASLIPTPRLHFLMTGYTPLTTDQSVASIRKTTVLDVMRRLLQPKNVMVSTGRDRQTNHCYIAILNIIQGEVDPTQVRI, from the exons GTACCCAAATAAGTTGGTTCAGACTTACTCTGTGTTCCCTAATCAAGATGAGATGAGTGATGTCGTTGTGCAGCCTTATAATTCGCTGTTAACACTGAAGAGACTAACTCAAAATGCAGACTGTGTG GTTGTTCTTGACAACACAGCACTAAACCGGATTGCAACAGACAGGCTTCATATTCAGAACCCTTCCTTTTCTCAGATCAACCAGTTG GTGTCCACAATCATGTCTGCAAGTACCACCACACTCCGGTACCCAGGCTATATGAATAATGATCTAATTGGACTGATTGCTTCCCTTATTCCCACTCCAAGGCTTCATTTTCTCATGACTGGCTATACTCCGCTTACGACAGATCAATCA GTGGCAAGTATACGTAAAACTACAGTCCTGGATGTCATGCGAAGACTGTTGCAACCAAAGAATGTGATGGTGTCCACTGGCAGAGACAGGCAAACTAACCACTGTTATATTGCCATCCTCAACATTATCCAAGGAGAAGTGGACCCTACTCAGGTAAGAATATAG